From a single Anabas testudineus chromosome 5, fAnaTes1.2, whole genome shotgun sequence genomic region:
- the brk1 gene encoding probable protein BRICK1, whose amino-acid sequence MLDRPPSCNSSNMAGQEDPVQREIHQDWANREYIEVITSSIKKIADFLNSFDMSCRSRLATLNEKLTALERRIEYIEARVTKGETLT is encoded by the exons ATGCTTGATCGACCGCCTAGCTGCAACTCATCCAACATGGCCGGCCAGGAAGATCCAGTGCAAAGAGAGATTCACCAGGACTGGGCGAATCGAGAGTATATAGAAGTAATTACAAGCAGCATCAAAAAAATCGCCGACTTCCTTAACTCCTTTG ACATGTCATGTCGTTCCCGTTTGGCTACACTAAACGAGAAGCTGACAGCGTTGGAGAGGAGGATTGAATACATTGAGGCAAGA GTGACGAAAGGAGAGACGTTGACTTAG